A single Lolium perenne isolate Kyuss_39 chromosome 6, Kyuss_2.0, whole genome shotgun sequence DNA region contains:
- the LOC127309035 gene encoding uncharacterized protein: MSKQTQPNENTTKSKGSGGANVTKSAHTGAPLDIVEMGLEKIIGSTPTQVSGRRIFISPSSGEKECSLVFDDAEADTLPRLSNPNSQLGLGATAAVAAILGETAAAAALSPLSSSATRTHNAVAAAAAAYFSTPSPAAVRTENAVATTTAAASSAPPSAVTGTLGAMATAAAPNLFRVFSAKADGPDGCSPRVEPEGRKHISSISRIPQVLEYDEFPPLQDSILVSSVITNKFQTYLQDSAPRIKTPCGGLNLLAKNFSPSPVQYSYEDIVAYGGIPENSTSGIRTSGSLQAQPNADQSQLERAMLLTQRHQTPGYPYGITLDPRLVSLTTGGATRAYACWMPPAGSGGTGYLQPGWLATY; encoded by the exons ATGTCTAAACAGACCCAGCCAAACGAGAATACTACTAAATCCAAGGGAAGTGGAGGAGCTAATGTTACCAAGAGTGCACATACGGGTGCACCTCTTGATATAGTGgagatgggattggagaagatcaTCGGATCAACACCAACCCAAGTTTCAGGCAGAAGAATTTTCATCTCTCCATCGTCAGGGGAGAAGGAGTGCTCTCTGGTTTTTGATGATGCTGAAGCAGATACACTACCCAGGTTGTCGAATCCCAACAGTCAGCTCGGGTTGGGTGCGACCGCTGCAGTGGCAGCAATTTTGGGCGAGACAGCTGCAGCGGCAGCGCTTTCGCCGCTTTCTTCTTCTGCGACACGAACACACAATGCGGTGGCAGCGGCTGCCGCGGCATATTTTTCGACACCTTCTCCTGCTGCAGTAAGAACTGAGAACGCGGTGGCAACGACTACTGCGGCAGCTTCTTCGGCACCTCCTTCTGCCGTGACTGGAACTCTTGGCGCGATGGCAACGGCTGCCGCGCCAAACCTTTTTCGTGTTTTTTCTGCCAAGGCAGATGGACCGGATGGGTGTTCCCCTAGAGTGGAACCTGAGGGGAGGAAGCACATTTCATCCATCTCGCGTATACCTCAGGTACTCGAGTATGATGAGTTTCCACCATTACAAGACTCTATTTTGGTTTCAAGTGTTATTACCAATAAATTTCAAACATATTTGCAGGATTCTGCGCCGAGAATTAAGACACCATGCGGGGGTCTGAACTTGTTGGCAAAGAACTTCTCTCCGAGTCCTGTTCAATACTCTTATGAAGATATTGTTGCTTATGGGGGCATCCCGGAGAATTCGACTTCTGGGATCCGAACCAGTGGGAGTTTACAAGCGCAACCGAATGCAGATCAATCACAGTTGGAAAGGGCTATGCTTTTAACGCAGAGACATCAGACTCCAG GTTATCCGTATGGTATCACACTGGATCCACGACTGGTCTCTCTTACTACCGGAGGCGCAACGAGAGCCTATGCATGCTGGATGCCGCCGGCTGGAAGCGGTGGCACAGGCTATTTACAGCCAGGCTGGTTGGCGACCTACTAA
- the LOC127309032 gene encoding ruBisCO large subunit-binding protein subunit beta, chloroplastic-like, giving the protein MASPFGTTSTCGLNAAAPTGFAARTQLSLVSPPSVSFPQKIRPRRKCNVKVNAAKELYFNKDGSAIRKLQNGVNKLADLVGVTLGPKGRNVVLESKYGSPRIVNDGVTVAKEVELEDPVENIGAKLVRQAAAKTNDLAGDGTTTSVILAQGMIAEGVKIVAAGANPVQIARGIEKTAKALVGELRKMSKEVEDSELADVAAVSAGNNYEIGNMIAEAMNKVGRQGVVTLEEGKSAENNLYVVEGMQFDRGYISPYFVTDSEKMSVEYENCKLLLVDKKINNARDLITILEDAIKSGYPILIIAEDIEQEALATLVVNRLRGALKIAAIKAPGFGERKSQYLDDIATLTGGTVIREEIGLSLDKADAEVLGTAAKVVITKDSTTIVGDGTTQEEVTKRVTQIKNQIEASEQEYEKEKLNERVAKLSGGVAVIQVGAQTETELKEKKLRVEDALNATKAAVEEGIVVGGGCTLLRLASKVDAIKETLENDEQKVGAEIVRKSLSYPLKLIAKNAGVNGSVVTEKVLANDNFRFGYNAATGKYEDLMAAGIIDPTKVVRCCLEHAASVAKTFITSDAVVVDIKEAEQAPAANPMAGSGYGF; this is encoded by the exons ATGGCTTCACCATTCGGGACCACCTCTACATGTGGCCTCAACGCCGCCGCCCCCACCGGATTCGCGGCCAGGACGCAGCTCTCCTTGGTTTCGCCCCCATCTGTTTCGTTTCCCCAGAAAATCAGGCCCAGGAGAAAGTGCAATGTCAAGGTGAACGCCGCAAAGGAGCTCTACTTCAACAAGGATGGGTCCGCCATCAGGAAGCTGCAA AATGGAGTCAACAAGCTTGCTGATCTGGTTGGAGTTACCCTTGGTCCAAAAGGGCGGAACGTCGTCCTCGAGAGCAAGTACGGGTCGCCTAGGATTGTCAATGACGGTGTTACGGTGGCAAAGGAG GTTGAACTTGAAGACCCTGTTGAAAACATTGGAGCTAAACTGGTTAGGCAAGCTGCTGCTAAGACTAATGATCTGGCTGGTGACGGGACAACCACTTCCGTGATCCTTGCTCAAGGGATGATTGCCGAGGGTGTCAAG ATTGTAGCTGCTGGTGCTAATCCAGTACAGATTGCTCGTGGCATTGAGAAAACAGCCAAAGCATTAGTTGGTGAGCTCCGAAAGATGTCCAAGGAG GTTGAAGATAGTGAACTTGCTGATGTTGCTGCTGTAAGTGCTGGAAATAACTATGAAATTGGCAACATGATAGCTGAGGCTATGAACAAGGTTGGGCGGCAGGGGGTGGTCACACTTGAAGAGGGAAAGAGTGCTGAAAACAACCTCTATGTCGTCGAAGGGATGCAATTTGACCGTGGCTATATTTCTCCCTACTTTGTAACTGACAGTGAAAAAATGTCAGTAGAGTATGAGAACTGCAAG CTGCTTCTTGTGGACAAGAAAATTAACAACGCTAGAGACCTCATTACTATTCTGGAGGATGCTATTAAGAGTGGATATCCAATTCTAATAATCGCAGAGGATATTGAGCAGGAAGCTCTTGCAACCCTTGTGGTCAATAGGCTTAGGGGTGCGTTGAAGATCGCTGCCATAAAAGCCCCTGGTTTTGGCGAGCGCAAGAGTCAATACCTGGATGATATTGCTACTCTGACAGGAG GCACTGTCATCAGAGAAGAAATTGGACTGTCCCTTGACAAAGCAGACGCAGAAGTCCTAGGAACTGCTGCCAAGGTTGTAATTACCAAAGATTCAACAACAATAGTTGGAGATGGTACTACACAGGAGGAAGTAACCAAAAGAGTCACACAAATCAAGAACCAGATTGAG GCTTCTGAACAGGAATATGAAAAAGAAAAGCTAAACGAAAGGGTAGCCAAATTATCTGGCGGTGTTGCCGTCATCCAG GTCGGAGCACAGACTGAAACTGAGCTTAAGGAAAAGAAACTGAGGGTTGAAGACGCGCTGAATGCGACGAAG GCGGCTGTCGAGGAAGGTATCGTGGTCGGTGGTGGCTGTACCCTTTTAAGGCTTGCATCAAAAGTTGACGCCATTAAAGAAACCCTTGAGAATGATGAACAGAAG GTCGGTGCTGAGATTGTTAGGAAGTCCTTGAGTTATCCACTAAAATTAATTGCCAAAAACGCTGGTGTTAATGGCAGCGTGGTGACTGAAAAG GTCCTTGCCAATGACAACTTCAGATTTGGTTACAACGCTGCAACCGGGAAGTACGAGGATTTGATGGCTGCTGGTATTATTGATCCTACCAAG GTGGTGAGGTGCTGCCTGGAGCACGCTGCATCCGTGGCCAAGACTTTCATCACCTCGGACGCTGTCGTCGTCGACATCAAGGAGGCTGAGCAGGCACCTGCTGCGAACCCAATGGCCGGTTCAG GTTATGGCTTCTGA
- the LOC127309073 gene encoding wall-associated receptor kinase 5, which yields MEMVATTIGRVFSAALLLLLPLVAAAPSPASTVGSHCTTRCGNISIPYPFGVEPGCYHPGFDVTCSKDVPPKLLLRNASEVFDINLPNGTVDVYVDRVDQSLPVPYYGIINWDVVVGVFIDSGPFTLAPGRNKLLVVGCDVQVLLMGSDEADIVSTCAAFCSRVSGNLYQVASPDCSGIGCCQAPIPTGLNVYLLQFRRMNGSWSSDQATVYVVDAERLSSFPMDMVSPAALPVVLEWVISNSTCQSNSTTSPECRSSNSFCQNSTAFRGTGGHRCHCAQGYGGNPYVLDGCKDIDECKYPEVYPCFGDCNNTVGGYQCKCPLGFVGNASIPTGCKGNDRESNKMQIKISVAATYYLFATTGNWNFLDG from the exons ATGGAGATGGTAGCAACTACCATAGGCCGGGTGTTCTCTGCcgcgttgctgctgctgctgccgctggTGGCGGCGGCACCATCGCCTGCATCCACGGTTGGAAGTCACTGCACCACCAGGTGCGGCAACATCAGCATCCCGTACCCGTTCGGCGTGGAGCCCGGCTGCTACCACCCCGGCTTCGACGTCACCTGCAGCAAGGACGTCCCTCCCAAGCTGCTCCTCCGCAACGCCTCGGAGGTGTTCGACATCAATCTGCCCAACGGCACGGTGGACGTCTACGTCGATCGCGTCGACCAGTCCCTCCCCGTTCCCTACTACGGCATCATCAACTGGGACGTCGTCGTCGGCGTCTTCATAGACTCGGGGCCCTTCACCCTGGCGCCGGGAAGGAACAAGCTCCTCGTGGTCGGCTGCGACGTCCAGGTCCTCCTCATGGGGTCCGACGAGGCCGACATCGTCAGCACCTGTGCGGCCTTCTGCTCCCGCGTCTCAGGGAACCTGTATCAGGTGGCGTCCCCCGACTGCTCAGGCATCGGCTGCTGCCAGGCGCCCATCCCGACGGGCCTCAACGTCTACCTGCTCCAGTTCCGCCGGATGAACGGATCATGGAGCAGCGACCAGGCTACGGTTTACGTGGTGGATGCGGAGCGCCTGAGCTCTTTTCCGATGGACATGGTGTCGCCGGCCGCGCTCCCGGTGGTGCTAGAGTGGGTCATCAGCAACTCAACGTGCCAGAGTAACTCGACGACATCGCCTGAatgccgcagcagcaacagcttCTGCCAGAATAGCACAGCTTTCCGCGGCACCGGCGGGCATCGGTGCCACTGCGCGCAAGGTTATGGCGGCAACCCTTACGTTCTCGATGGATGCAAAG atATAGACGAGTGCAAATATCCAGAGGTTTATCCGTGTTTTGGCGACTGCAACAACACAGTAGGCGGGTACCAATGCAAGTGCCCTCTTGGCTTTGTGGGTAATGCGTCTATACCGACAGGATGCAAAGGTAACGATCGAGAATCTAATAAGATGCAAATCAAAATTAGTGTAGCTGCCACTTACTATCTGTTTGCAACTACTGGAAACTGGAATTTCCTGGATGGTTAA
- the LOC127309034 gene encoding disease resistance protein Pik-2, which translates to MVDTVLSMARSMVGGAINKAASAAADEMSLLMGVRKDIWFIKDELETMQAFLVAAEGMKEKDLLLKVWAKQVRDLSYNIEDCLGEFMVHVASQSLSRHLMKLKDRHRIAMQIRDLKGRVEEVSNRNTRYNLIDKNQVLAKATDERESCMEDIRNQSGTNIDEAELVGFLRPKEELIKLLDVHANNGPTQVVCVVGMGGLGKTTLARKVYESMENFSCCAWITLSQSFVRMDLLKIMIKELLGDRALKTQLEGNVVRQENLANYLRKELLEKRPVLVGKPCQPRRSG; encoded by the exons gtggCGCCATCAACAAGGCAGCCTCTGCCGCCGCAGATGAGATGAGCCTCCTCATGGGTGTGCGCAAGGATATATG GTTCATCAAAGATGAGCTAGAAACAATGCAGGCATTCTTGGTGGCTGCTGAAGGAATGAAGGAGAAAGACCTACTACTCAAGGTCTGGGCGAAGCAAGTGAGGGACCTGTCCTACAATATTGAAGATTGCCTTGGTGAGTTCATGGTGCATGTGGCAAGTCAAAGCTTGTCACGACATCTGATGAAACTCAAAGATCGCCATCGAATCGCCATGCAAATCCGTGATCTCAAAGGGAGGGTTGAAGAAGTGAGCAACAGGAACACACGGTACAACCTAATTGACAAGAACCAAGTCTTAGCCAAAGCAACTGATGAGAGAGAGTCTTGCATGGAAGATATCCGCAATCAGTCAGGTACCAACATTGATGAAGCTGAACTTGTGGGGTTTTTGAGGCCCAAAGAAGAGTTGATAAAGCTTCTAGATGTCCATGCCAATAATGGCCCTACTCAGGTAGTATGTGTGGTTGGCATGGGTGGTTTGGGTAAGACTACGCTTGCAAGGAAGGTTTACGAAAGTATGGAAAACTTTTCATGTTGTGCTTGGATCACTCTCTCACAGTCATTTGTTAGGATGGATCTTCTCAAAATTATGATCAAAGAACTTTTGGGTGATAGAGCATTGAAGACGCAACTCGAAGGGAATGTAGTGCGACAAGAGAACCTCGCCAACTACCTTAGAAAAGAGCTACTTGAGAAGAG GCCAGTATTAGTTGGTAAACCATGTCAACCTCGCAGATCTGGATAA